A stretch of Acipenser ruthenus chromosome 1, fAciRut3.2 maternal haplotype, whole genome shotgun sequence DNA encodes these proteins:
- the LOC131740201 gene encoding uncharacterized protein LOC131740201 — protein MYISNIVHRSCTPVRCFTKWDLSPQPQFSQKDIHTAQRNDPLSKWDLSPLPQFSQKDIHTAQRNDPLSKWDLSPLPQFSQKDIHKAQRNDPLSKWDLSPLPQFSQKDIHTAQRNDPLSKWDLSPLPQFSQKDIHTAQRNDPLSKWDLSPLPQFSQKDIHTAQRNDPLSKWDLSPLPQFSQKDIHTAQRNNPLSKWDLSPLPQFSQKDIHTAQRNDPLSKWDLSTLPQFSQKDIHTAQRNDPLSKWDLSPLPQFSQKDIHTAQRNDPLSKVIAAVAAGRKPVPVKGAPLEEVILWKAWDSLTLKDGMLYRVPKTNMPFDRQQLVLPLVNINSWLWRSLHNNTWGVSKFKILPLPDSIGHRWPLTLSATLNPVYS, from the exons ATGTACATCTCTAATATTGTGCAC AGGAGCTGCACACCAGTTAGGTGTTTCACCAAATGGGATCTCTCTCCACAGCCCCAGTTCAGTCAAAAGGACATTCACACAGCCCAGAGGAACGATCCCCTCTCCAAATGGGATCTCTCTCCACTGCCCCAGTTCAGTCAAAAGGACATTCACACAGCCCAGAGGAACGATCCCCTCTCCAAATGGGATCTCTCTCCACTGCCCCAGTTCAGTCAAAAGGACATTCACAAAGCCCAGAGGAACGATCCCCTCTCCAAATGGGATCTCTCTCCACTGCCCCAGTTCAGTCAAAAGGACATTCACACAGCCCAGAGGAACGATCCCCTCTCCAAATGGGATCTCTCTCCACTGCCCCAGTTCAGTCAAAAGGACATTCACACAGCCCAGAGGAACGATCCCCTCTCCAAATGGGATCTCTCTCCACTGCCCCAGTTCAGTCAAAAGGACATTCACACAGCCCAGAGGAACGATCCCCTCTCCAAATGGGATCTCTCTCCACTGCCCCAGTTCAGTCAAAAGGACATTCACACAGCCCAGAGGAACAATCCCCTCTCCAAATGGGATCTCTCTCCACTGCCCCAGTTCAGTCAAAAGGACATTCACACAGCCCAGAGGAACGATCCCCTCTCCAAATGGGATCTCTCTACACTGCCCCAGTTCAGTCAAAAGGACATTCACACAGCCCAGAGGAACGATCCCCTCTCCAAATGGGATCTCTCTCCACTGCCCCAGTTCAGTCAAAAGGACATTCACACAGCCCAGAGGAACGATCCCCTCTCCAAAGTTATTGCTGCGGTGGCGGCTGGAAGAAAGCCTGTTCCAGTCAAAGGTGCTCCCTTGGAAGAAGTAATATTGTGGAAGGCGTGGGACTCACTGACTTTGAAGGATGGCATGTTGTATCGCGTCCCGAAGACCAATATGCCTTTTGATCGTCAACAGCTTGTGTTACCTCTAGTGAATATAAACAGCTGGCTATGGAGGTCCCTACATAACAACACTTGGGGAGTGAGCAAATTCAAGATCTTGCCCCTGCCTGATTCTATTGGCCACAGATGGCCGCTAACATTGAGTGCCACTTTAAATCCTGTGTACAGCTGA